One Streptococcus sp. DTU_2020_1001019_1_SI_AUS_MUR_006 DNA window includes the following coding sequences:
- a CDS encoding phosphatase PAP2 family protein — MKDKQTFMMKGSFALLLFMIIGYIVKFYPEMLVGFDQPIQTAIRGDLPETLTLLFRAITHLIDIPVIISWVLIVAFIFYRKQWKMESYLMLGNLTLAGILIVTFKNIYQRPRPEILHLVEEKGFSFPSGHSLAVTIMVGTLIVILSQRIKNTVWRKIVQILLSLYIFSVLVSRIYLGVHYPSDVIASLCVGLGVLFMEFPFYDKLRFQWRFKGKQK; from the coding sequence ATGAAAGATAAACAAACATTTATGATGAAGGGCTCTTTTGCCCTTTTACTTTTTATGATTATTGGCTATATTGTCAAATTTTATCCAGAAATGCTGGTCGGTTTTGATCAGCCGATTCAGACTGCCATTAGAGGTGATTTACCTGAGACCTTAACGCTTCTTTTTCGGGCAATTACGCACTTAATTGATATCCCAGTCATTATTAGCTGGGTTTTAATTGTAGCTTTTATATTTTATCGTAAGCAATGGAAGATGGAAAGTTATCTCATGCTGGGGAATTTGACTTTAGCTGGAATCTTAATCGTAACTTTTAAAAATATCTACCAAAGACCACGGCCAGAAATTCTACACTTGGTAGAAGAAAAAGGTTTTTCTTTTCCAAGCGGACATTCTCTGGCAGTAACGATTATGGTTGGAACTTTGATTGTGATTTTGAGCCAACGGATTAAGAATACAGTCTGGAGAAAAATCGTTCAAATCTTGCTAAGTTTATACATCTTCAGTGTATTGGTATCAAGAATTTATCTGGGAGTTCACTACCCATCAGATGTGATTGCCAGCCTTTGTGTAGGCCTAGGAGTTTTGTTTATGGAGTTTCCTTTCTATGATAAACTGCGTTTTCAATGGCGCTTCAAAGGAAAGCAGAAGTAG
- a CDS encoding chromosome partitioning protein ParB — MEVNIKDLHPTQLYLSEKKLQNIQMLYQSVELINVDPISVLAFGDYLLITDGHHRAYQALLIGQNTISAEWDRDGGDELYQLYAQACEKRRICSVLDLKNHILPQDEYEAKWYNWCDGFNQAAELVLGLENDDKNHSDR, encoded by the coding sequence ATGGAAGTCAACATAAAAGATCTTCATCCGACTCAACTATATTTATCAGAAAAGAAGTTACAAAATATCCAGATGCTTTATCAGTCGGTAGAATTAATCAATGTTGATCCAATTAGCGTTCTTGCATTTGGAGATTATTTGTTGATTACAGATGGGCATCACAGGGCTTATCAGGCTTTATTGATAGGCCAGAATACGATTTCTGCTGAGTGGGATAGAGATGGAGGTGATGAACTCTATCAACTCTATGCGCAAGCTTGTGAGAAAAGAAGGATATGCTCTGTTCTGGATTTAAAAAATCATATCTTACCTCAAGATGAGTATGAAGCAAAATGGTATAACTGGTGTGATGGGTTTAATCAAGCAGCGGAGCTAGTATTAGGATTAGAAAATGATGACAAAAATCATTCAGATAGATGA
- the trkA gene encoding Trk system potassium transporter TrkA, translated as MKIILVGGGKVGSALCRSLVADNHDVVLIEQNETVLNYMTSRFDIIGIAGNGADFAMLEAANVQDCDIFIAMTQYDEVNMVSAVLAKKMGAKETIVRVRNPEYSNPYFKEKNILGFSLIVNPELLAARAIANIIDFPNALSVERFVGGLVSLMEFVVRKDSNICQMSIADFRKKFGNVIVCAIERNHKLMIPSGDLILEDKDRIFVTGHRVDMMLFHNYVKSRVVKSLLIIGAGKIAYYLVGILKDSRIDTKVIELNPDRAAFFSQKYPKLYIVQGDGTAKDILLEENAQHYDAVATLTGVDEENIITSMFLDSVGVQKNITKVNRTSLLEIIHAPEFSSIITPKTIAVDTIMHFIHGRANAQYSDLQAMHHLANGQVETLQFLIKEANKMTGKPLSQLKLKKDILIAAIIRNGKTIFPTGEDSLQVGDKLVVITLLSNITKIYDLLER; from the coding sequence ATGAAGATTATTCTTGTCGGAGGGGGGAAAGTTGGTTCTGCCCTTTGTCGTTCACTTGTCGCTGACAATCATGATGTTGTCTTAATTGAACAGAACGAAACAGTTCTTAATTACATGACAAGCCGTTTTGATATTATTGGAATTGCAGGTAATGGGGCTGACTTTGCCATGCTAGAAGCTGCCAATGTTCAAGACTGCGATATTTTCATTGCTATGACTCAATATGACGAGGTCAATATGGTCTCTGCTGTCTTAGCTAAAAAGATGGGGGCTAAAGAAACCATCGTCCGTGTCCGCAATCCTGAGTATTCCAACCCTTACTTTAAAGAAAAAAATATTCTCGGATTTTCTCTCATTGTCAATCCAGAACTCCTAGCGGCTCGTGCTATTGCTAACATCATCGACTTCCCAAATGCTCTTTCTGTTGAGCGTTTTGTAGGTGGCTTGGTTAGTTTGATGGAATTTGTTGTCCGTAAGGATAGCAATATCTGTCAGATGTCTATCGCAGACTTCCGGAAAAAGTTTGGTAATGTGATTGTCTGTGCTATTGAGCGCAATCATAAACTGATGATCCCTAGTGGCGACCTTATTTTAGAAGATAAAGACCGTATCTTTGTAACAGGTCATCGTGTCGATATGATGCTTTTTCATAACTATGTCAAATCTCGTGTCGTTAAGAGTTTACTCATTATCGGAGCCGGAAAAATCGCCTACTACCTTGTTGGTATTTTGAAAGATAGCCGTATTGATACCAAGGTCATTGAACTCAATCCAGATCGCGCAGCATTTTTCAGTCAAAAATATCCGAAACTCTATATTGTACAGGGGGACGGAACTGCAAAAGATATTCTCCTAGAAGAAAATGCCCAACACTACGATGCAGTCGCAACCCTTACTGGAGTTGACGAAGAAAACATTATTACATCTATGTTCTTGGATAGTGTGGGTGTTCAGAAAAACATCACTAAGGTCAATCGAACCAGTCTCCTAGAGATTATCCATGCACCTGAGTTTTCTAGTATCATCACACCAAAAACCATCGCTGTTGATACGATTATGCACTTTATCCATGGTCGTGCCAATGCCCAGTATTCAGACCTTCAAGCGATGCACCACCTAGCAAATGGACAGGTTGAGACTCTTCAATTCCTTATTAAGGAAGCTAACAAGATGACTGGTAAACCTTTGTCTCAACTGAAACTCAAAAAAGATATTTTAATTGCTGCTATTATTCGCAATGGAAAAACTATCTTCCCAACTGGTGAAGATAGTCTTCAAGTCGGTGATAAGTTAGTTGTCATCACACTACTATCAAATATCACCAAGATCTATGATCTGTTAGAGAGGTAA
- a CDS encoding GNAT family N-acetyltransferase has translation MTKIIQIDDSLRLVPYFLADHHDAALAWYQDVDLVELVDGIRIPYSSEKLNAMYSYLERYGDLFWIEFREKGEWLPIGDVTLSQENLPIVIGNPTYQHQGLGRKVLKALIDLARQKGWKQLNVQEIYTFNRTSIRCFESLGFVERGATENGVRFVLTLSK, from the coding sequence ATGACAAAAATCATTCAGATAGATGATTCCTTGCGTCTAGTTCCCTATTTTTTAGCGGATCATCATGATGCAGCTTTGGCCTGGTATCAAGATGTGGATTTGGTGGAACTTGTAGACGGCATTAGAATACCCTATAGTTCAGAAAAATTAAATGCCATGTATTCTTATTTAGAAAGATACGGGGATTTGTTCTGGATTGAGTTTCGAGAAAAGGGAGAGTGGCTTCCAATTGGGGATGTAACCTTATCTCAGGAGAATCTTCCTATTGTGATTGGCAATCCGACTTATCAACATCAGGGACTTGGACGCAAGGTTTTGAAGGCTTTGATTGATCTAGCTCGTCAAAAGGGTTGGAAACAATTGAACGTTCAAGAAATCTACACTTTCAATCGTACCTCTATAAGATGTTTTGAGTCTCTTGGATTTGTGGAAAGAGGCGCTACTGAAAATGGAGTGAGGTTTGTATTGACTTTGAGCAAATGA
- a CDS encoding ECF transporter S component, with translation MTNTRRLSTIAILSALSFVLMYFDFPLLPAASFLRIEFSILPVLVGLVVLDLPAAFGVLFLRSLLKILLNNQGVSTYIGLPMNIVALGVFVLAFGLIWEKERTTMRFVLASLAGTLGLTLAMLVLNYVYAVPLYAKFANFNIEKILGLSNYLMTMVLPFNLIEGIIFAISFWLLFVLLKPTLKYYER, from the coding sequence ATGACAAACACACGTCGACTTTCGACCATTGCAATTCTATCAGCACTTTCATTTGTGTTGATGTACTTTGACTTTCCGCTTTTGCCAGCGGCATCCTTTTTGAGGATTGAGTTCAGTATTTTACCGGTCCTTGTGGGCTTGGTAGTCTTGGATTTACCAGCAGCTTTTGGAGTGCTTTTCCTTCGGTCCTTGTTGAAAATCCTTCTGAACAATCAAGGGGTTAGTACCTATATTGGTTTACCGATGAATATTGTTGCCTTGGGAGTCTTTGTACTTGCTTTTGGTTTGATTTGGGAAAAAGAGCGAACAACCATGCGTTTCGTCCTAGCTTCACTAGCTGGTACGCTTGGTTTAACTCTAGCTATGCTAGTTCTAAACTATGTTTATGCTGTTCCTTTGTACGCTAAGTTTGCTAATTTTAATATTGAGAAAATCTTAGGATTGAGCAACTACCTGATGACTATGGTTTTGCCTTTTAATCTGATTGAAGGTATTATCTTTGCCATCTCTTTCTGGTTGTTGTTTGTCCTTTTGAAACCAACTTTAAAATACTATGAAAGATAA
- the rplK gene encoding 50S ribosomal protein L11, with protein sequence MAKKVEKLVKLQIPAGKATPAPPVGPALGQAGINIMGFTKEFNARTADQAGMIIPVVISVYEDKSFTFVTKTPPAAVLLKKAAGVEKGSGTPNKTKVATVTRAQVQEIAETKMPDLNAANIESAMRMIEGTARSMGFTVVD encoded by the coding sequence ATGGCTAAAAAAGTCGAAAAACTTGTAAAATTGCAAATCCCTGCTGGTAAAGCTACACCAGCTCCACCGGTTGGACCTGCTCTTGGTCAAGCTGGTATCAACATCATGGGATTCACAAAAGAGTTCAACGCTCGTACTGCTGACCAAGCTGGTATGATCATTCCAGTTGTTATCTCAGTATACGAAGACAAATCATTTACTTTCGTTACAAAAACACCACCAGCTGCTGTTCTTTTGAAAAAAGCTGCAGGTGTTGAAAAAGGATCAGGTACACCTAACAAAACTAAGGTTGCTACAGTTACTCGTGCACAAGTACAAGAAATTGCAGAAACTAAAATGCCAGATTTGAACGCTGCAAACATTGAGTCTGCAATGCGTATGATCGAAGGTACTGCTCGTTCTATGGGATTCACTGTTGTTGACTAA
- a CDS encoding tRNA (cytidine(34)-2'-O)-methyltransferase, with translation MANHIVLFEPQIPQNTGNIARTCAATNAPLHIIKPMGFPIDDRKMKRAGLDYWDKLEIHFYDSLADFMEKMDGQLYLISKFAEKVYSDADFTTEGDHYFLFGREDKGLPEEFMREHPEKALRIPMNDEHVRSLNVSNTVCMIVYEALRQQNFAGLELVHTYETDKLK, from the coding sequence ATGGCAAATCACATTGTATTATTTGAACCCCAAATTCCACAAAATACGGGTAATATTGCTCGTACTTGCGCAGCAACGAATGCGCCCCTTCATATTATTAAACCGATGGGCTTTCCTATCGATGACCGTAAGATGAAGCGAGCAGGTCTAGATTATTGGGACAAGCTTGAGATTCATTTTTATGATAGTTTGGCTGATTTTATGGAAAAAATGGATGGTCAGCTCTACTTGATTTCCAAGTTTGCAGAAAAAGTCTATTCAGATGCAGATTTTACGACAGAAGGAGATCATTATTTTCTTTTTGGGAGAGAAGATAAGGGATTGCCTGAGGAATTTATGCGTGAGCATCCAGAAAAAGCTCTCCGCATTCCTATGAATGATGAGCATGTTCGTAGTCTCAATGTTTCAAATACAGTTTGTATGATTGTTTATGAAGCACTTCGTCAACAAAACTTTGCGGGTCTCGAACTGGTTCACACTTACGAAACAGATAAGTTGAAATAA